The following nucleotide sequence is from Mesobacillus jeotgali.
TTAAAAAGAAATAATAGAAAATGAAGGTGTAGAATAAAAGGAGGGAATATCATGCCAAAAGAAATTTTCAAAGCCACTGCTGCATTGCAGGAAGGGGTAAAGGTTGATGTCCAGGCCAGGGGGTTTCATATCACGATTGACGAGCCTGTCAATTTAGGAGGAACCAACCTGGGGATGAATCCGGTGGAAATGCTTCTTGGTGCTTTAGGAGCCTGCCAATCTATCGTGGCACGAGTGTACAGCCAAAAATTCGGCGTGGAATTAGAGGATTTCCGGGTTGAACTGGAAGGGGACCTTGATACCGATGGATTTATGAACAAGTCAGCCGTGCGCCGGGGCTATTCAGATATTCGCTATACCTACTATATAAAGTCACCATCTCCAGAAGAAAACATCAGGGCACTGGCAGATTTCATTGCGAAAACTTGCCCAGTGGATGATACAATCTCAAACCCTGTGAATGTCACCAGAACTGAAATTGTCATCGAAAATCCAGTTACATTATAATAATTGTTTTTAGAGCGGCTGCCGTAAATTGGTGCCGTTTTTTTGCCTCATAAAAAACTCGTCGATGGAGAAATTAAAGATAATCATTTTTTAGGAGCACTTATGGATTTCACTTTTGTATGGCAAACGGCTTTTTTGATTTTATCAGGAATTCTATTATTGAGAATCGCCGGCAGGAAATCTATTTCCCAGATGACGCTGGCACAAACAGTTGTCATGATCTCACTTGGGACCATCATTGTCCAGCCAATTGTGGAGAAAAGCATGTGGAAAGCGATTGCCGGGGCAGCAATCTTTGTCGCTGCGATTGTGATTCTAGAGTATTTGCAGCTTAAATTTAACTTCTTTGAAAAGTTCATTACAGGGAAATCGAAGGTCATCATTCAGAATGGTCAACTAAACATTAAGACTTTGAAGAAGCTGAGGCTGACGGTTGACCAGTTGGAGATGAGGTTGAGAAATAAAGGCATTACAAAACTCGAAGATGTTAAATATGCAACTATTGAACCCAATGGGCAGCTTGGATATGAACTGCAGGACGATGCAAAACCGCTTACTGTTGGAGAGTTTAAAAAAATACTGAATGACTATCTTCCAGCAATGGTCATGAAAATGGAAGATAACCCGGAGCCGGCAAATCCTGATATATTTAATGAACTTAAAAAGTCGAATCCGCAGCACAATCCTAAATACCTTCAATGAACAAAATTTCCCTTTTATATATCCATTGGGCTGTGCTATTATTTAGAGATGCGAAATACATATGAAAATCTTCTTCCGCAGAAGATTTTTTTTCTTTTTCAAGAAAAAGGGGAGATATACATTGTCACAACCAAAAGAACCATTATGGACCTCTTCGTTCATTAAATTGATGGTCGGGAATCTATTCATTTTCATGTCATTCCAGATGCTGATTCCGACGCTGCCGCCTTATATAAAATCAATCGGTGCGAGCGGAACGGAAATCGGGCTGGTCACGGCACTATTTTCAATCGGTGCTGTACTTAGCAGGCCGTTCATCGGCTTCATGCTTGAATACAAAGCGCGCGGGCCCCTCGTCCTGATTGGTGCGGTTCTGCTCCTATTGATTACTTTCTTATATCCGCTTTCACAAGTAGTCGTGATTTTCCTGGCAATCCGCCTGATCCACGGCCTTGCCTGGGGGTGGTCAACGACGGTTAATGGTACGGCTGCTGTTGATTTAGTCCCGAACTCGCGCCTTGGCGAGGGGATGGGATATTTCGGCCTTTCCATCACTATTGGGATGATTATTGCGCCAAGTCTTGGAATATTCCTGTTCCAGGTTACGTCTTTCGATAACCTTATTTACATTTCGGGGTCTCTTGGTGTCATTGCATTGGTGCTCCTGGGGACGATTAAGTACAACACGCCAAATCAGGTGTTAACAACCAAAAAGGAAGACCTTAAGTTCACTTATTTAGGGTCACTAGTCGAAAAATCCGGCTGGTTCCCGGCAATGCTCACATTGCTCATCAACCTTGGCTATGGAACGATTGTAACGTTCATCGTCATTTTCGGGGACGAACGCGGAATTGATCAAATTTTTCTATTCTACCTTTGCAATGCAATCCTTGCGTCATTGTCACGTCCGGTTGCCGGAAAATGGTTTGACCAGAAAGGGCCAGTCGGGCTTGTCATTTTAACCATCTCTATTACGTTCATAGGGATGTGGGTGCTGAGCTACGCCCATTCCAACATCATGATTGCGATTGCCGGCGTATTGTTCGGAATCGGATTCGGTTCATTGATTCCGACCCTGCAGTCATGGACATTATCGATGACACCTCCAAACCGCCGTGGGGTCGCGAATGGAATGTTCTTCTCATCCATTGACCTTGGGCTTGGCTTGAGCGGTCTGGTCTTCGGCGTCCTGGCGCAATATGTTGAGCTGGGAGCATTGTTCCGGATCTCGAGTGGATTCATTGTAGTAGCATTGGTTCTGACCATCGTAAAGGGCAGACGCAAAAAAATGATCAGCCAGCCGGAGGAAGCTATTTCCTGAAGCAAGGGCCAGCCGTTTCATTGGCTGGCTTTTTCTATGGTTGCTAATATGCACTCTTATGATTTAAACTGATAAAGAAATTTACACAGTTCGGATTGGTATGTGAGGATCATTATGGATAATCAGGATCAAACATTTGAAGTGATGCGGGCCTGTTTGCTTGCCGGTAAAATCATGCTTCAAAGCGGCGCGGAAACGTATAGGGTAGAAGACACGATGTCGCGGATGGCTTCTGCGTTCGGCATTGACCAGACGCATAGCTATGTGACACCCACTGGCATTATTTTTTCAGTAGAAGGAGTTGGCCCGGAACGTACAAAACTAGTGCGGATTTCAGAGCGGACGACAGATTTAAGGAAAGTCGCCATGGTCAACAGCGTTTCTCGGAAAATCAGCAGCGGTGAGGTTGGGTTGAAGGAAGCCTGCAAGCTCCTGGGAGAGATTGAGGAGGCTAACCTGACGTACTCATTTATGATTCAAATCCTGGCAGCGGCGATTGCGAGCGGCTGTTTTACCATCATGTTCATGGGAAGCTGGCTAGACTTCCTGCCTTCAATGGCTGCGGGGGGAATTGGATTCTTCCTGGTCATTTATTTTCACAGGATTGTCCCGGTTAAATTTTTCGCAGAATTCCTGTCATCCTTTGTGATTGGGATGATTTCGTTTTTCTTTGTAAAATTCGGGCTGGGACAGGAACTGGATAAAATCATCATCGGCTCAGTGATGCCGCTTGTTCCCGGCCTGCTGATCACCAATGCGGTCAGGGACTTGATGGCCGGCCATTTGGTCTCGGGTCTGTCCAAGGGAGCGGAAGCGCTGTTGACGGCGTTCGCAATCGGCTCAGGCATAGCGGCAATTTTATCTTTCTTGTAGTCAGGAGAAGTGACGATGATTTATATAGAACACCTTATTACAAGTTTTATTGCTTCGGCTGCGTTCGGAATCATCTTTAACGCGCCCAGGGAATCCCTCGTCAAATGCGGCATTTCTGGGATGGCTGGCTGGATCGTCTATTTTGCCCTTGATACCAATGGGTTCGGCACGATTTTTGCAACATTGATGGCATCGTTCTTAATTGCCGTGGTCAGCCAGGTGTTCGCCAAGGCGTATCGGACGCCCATCATCATTTTTAGTGTCGCCGGGATCATTCCTCTGGTTCCGGGGGGACTCGCGTATGATGCGATGAGGAACTTTGTGGAGAACGATTACAGTGTGGCCCTCTCGCTGGCTGCCAAAGCATCGATGATTTCCGGAGCAATAGCCGTAGGATTAGTCTTTTCTG
It contains:
- a CDS encoding OsmC family protein; the encoded protein is MPKEIFKATAALQEGVKVDVQARGFHITIDEPVNLGGTNLGMNPVEMLLGALGACQSIVARVYSQKFGVELEDFRVELEGDLDTDGFMNKSAVRRGYSDIRYTYYIKSPSPEENIRALADFIAKTCPVDDTISNPVNVTRTEIVIENPVTL
- a CDS encoding DUF421 domain-containing protein, with protein sequence MDFTFVWQTAFLILSGILLLRIAGRKSISQMTLAQTVVMISLGTIIVQPIVEKSMWKAIAGAAIFVAAIVILEYLQLKFNFFEKFITGKSKVIIQNGQLNIKTLKKLRLTVDQLEMRLRNKGITKLEDVKYATIEPNGQLGYELQDDAKPLTVGEFKKILNDYLPAMVMKMEDNPEPANPDIFNELKKSNPQHNPKYLQ
- a CDS encoding MFS transporter; this encodes MVGNLFIFMSFQMLIPTLPPYIKSIGASGTEIGLVTALFSIGAVLSRPFIGFMLEYKARGPLVLIGAVLLLLITFLYPLSQVVVIFLAIRLIHGLAWGWSTTVNGTAAVDLVPNSRLGEGMGYFGLSITIGMIIAPSLGIFLFQVTSFDNLIYISGSLGVIALVLLGTIKYNTPNQVLTTKKEDLKFTYLGSLVEKSGWFPAMLTLLINLGYGTIVTFIVIFGDERGIDQIFLFYLCNAILASLSRPVAGKWFDQKGPVGLVILTISITFIGMWVLSYAHSNIMIAIAGVLFGIGFGSLIPTLQSWTLSMTPPNRRGVANGMFFSSIDLGLGLSGLVFGVLAQYVELGALFRISSGFIVVALVLTIVKGRRKKMISQPEEAIS
- a CDS encoding threonine/serine exporter family protein, yielding MDNQDQTFEVMRACLLAGKIMLQSGAETYRVEDTMSRMASAFGIDQTHSYVTPTGIIFSVEGVGPERTKLVRISERTTDLRKVAMVNSVSRKISSGEVGLKEACKLLGEIEEANLTYSFMIQILAAAIASGCFTIMFMGSWLDFLPSMAAGGIGFFLVIYFHRIVPVKFFAEFLSSFVIGMISFFFVKFGLGQELDKIIIGSVMPLVPGLLITNAVRDLMAGHLVSGLSKGAEALLTAFAIGSGIAAILSFL
- a CDS encoding threonine/serine exporter family protein, whose amino-acid sequence is MIYIEHLITSFIASAAFGIIFNAPRESLVKCGISGMAGWIVYFALDTNGFGTIFATLMASFLIAVVSQVFAKAYRTPIIIFSVAGIIPLVPGGLAYDAMRNFVENDYSVALSLAAKASMISGAIAVGLVFSEVINQVIRRSSLGPVK